CGGTTCCGAACTTCCGGGTCGGCGGGTGGCCATAACGGACTCAAGTCCGTGATAGCCCATCTTGGGACGGCCGAATTTGGCCGCCTTCGGATTGGTGTGGGCGGAAAGCCTCAGGGAAGCGACTTGGCAGATCACGTGCTGGGGCGCATGTCCCCGACCGATCGGGAGCTGGAAGAGCGCGCCCTTCAGGCGGCCGAGGAGTTCTGTCTCCTGTGGCTGACAGAGACGCCTTCCGAGCTGATGAATCAGGTCAACGGTTTTCGATGCGATAACGAAGACGGTCAGGTTCGGGCCTGACCGTCTTTATTTGTGCTTTGAGAAGTGATGGAGGAATAAGGACATGACGAGTCGGCTGTGCGAATTAGCCGAAGACGCGTGGCGTTTGGGTCGGGCCGTTCAGCTGCCGCTGGACGGCTTCGGCCCTGCGTGGGCTCTTTCGGGGCTGACCGGCGGTCTGGTTCTCGTGCCCCACGCGGCCGACGCCCGACGATTGAAAGGCGACTTGGCCGTTCTGGGACAGCCGGCAGCCTTCCTGCCCGAGCCGCCGCTTGACGCTCAGAACCTGCGCGGCGACGGCGTTTGGCTTGAGCGCGGCAGCGTCTGGAACAGGTGGCTGGAAGACGAAGGAATCCTGATCGTCACGCCCGGCGGGCTGTGCACTCCCATGCGCTCGCCCGACGGGGCGATGACCATCACGCTCGGCCAAGAGGTCGGACGAGATCACTTGGTGCGGTGGCTGATCGGGCAGGGGTACCGCCGCCAGTCAATGGTCTGGGAGCGGGGCGACATGGCCGTCCGCGGGGCAGTCGTGGACTTTTATGACCCGTCGGCTCAGTGGCCGGTGCGCGTCGAGTTTTTTGACGACGACGTGGAGGCCATGCGGCTGTTTGCTCCCAAGTCGCAGCGGAGTTTTGAGACGGTTTCCCAAGCGGTCGTCAACAGTGCCAGATCCCAAGTCGGTTCGGCCCGGCTTCCGGCCATTCCGGACGGCCGGCGCTGCGTCCTGCTGTCGCCGAAGGACTTGGAAAACCGCGCGTCGTCGTTCGTTTCTCTGTGGAACCAGCTCGGCCTCGGGGGTGAGCTGACGGACGAGACGTGGAACGACGTCGTTCTTGCCCTTGGGCGAAAGCCTCACGTTCGGCTCGTCAAAGAGCCGCCGGCTGACGTCGTCCTCAAGTTGAGCGAGCCGCCGTTTTTCCGCGGCGACTGGGCTCAGGCCCGGTCGTGGTGCTCGGTCATGGAGTCGTCGGGTTTTTCCATCCACGTGGCCAGCTCGTCGGTGACTCGGCCGGAAAGCCTGTGCGGGTCCGCCCAGCTGGTGGGCTCCGTCAGTCCGTCATCGGGGATTGTTGACAGCGCCCTGCACGACGTCTGGCTCAGCGACTGCGAGCTGTTTGGGGTCAGCGATTCATCTCGGGAACGGGCAGACGGCGAACTGCCCGACGAACTGCAGAACAAGCTGTCGCCGGGCCAGTGGCTCATTCATGAGCGGTACGGGGTCTGCCAGTTTTTAGAAACCGGTCGGGAAAAGTTTGGAACTCAGAGCTACGAGACGCTGGTGCTCGGCTTTGCTGACGGCAAGCGGCTGATCATCCCGTTTTCGGACCTGTACAAGCTCACCATCTGGGACGGCGACGGCGAACCGCAGGCCGACAAACTGGGCTCAAAACGCTGGTCCGGCGCCAGAGAAAAGGCCGAAGCCCAGATCGAGCAGGAAGCGCAGGAGCTTCTCACGCTCTATGCCACCCGGGCCATCACGCCCGGGCGGGCTTTTGCCCCAAACGGTGAAATGCGGAGCCTGTTCGACCAATCATTCCCTTATCGGGAGACGAGAGATCAGCTGAAAGCCATTCGGGAAATTGACTCGGACATGGAGCGCCCGTTCCCCATGGACAGGCTTCTGGTAGGCGACGTGGGGTACGGCAAAACGGAAGTGGCGCTTCGGGCGGCGGTCAAGGCGGTTGAAAACGGCCTGCAGGCGGCATTCGTCGCGCCGACGACCGTTTTGGCCCAGCAGCACTACCGAACCTGTCTGGCCCGGATCGGGGACCTGCCGATCCGAACGGCCCTGCTGAGCCGAATGGTGACGCCGGCGGGGCAAAAAAAGATACGAACTGGGCTGGCAGAAGGGACGATCGATCTAGTCGTCGGTACTCACAGCCTGTTTCGGACCGCGCTGGAATTTAAAAATCTTGGCCTGCTGATTCTGGACGAAGAGCACCGGTTCGGCGTGGCTCACAAGGAGTCGTTAAAGGCGACCCACCCGGGCGTGGACGTGCTGTCCCTGTCGGCGACGCCAATTCCCCGAAGCCTCTCCATGGCGTGGCGGGGGATCAAGGACATATCGCTGCTGACGACGCCGCCGGCGTCCCGGGGAAGGATTTACACCGTCACTGGGCCGTGGAGCGAATCGCTCGTCTCCGACGCCTTGGCCCGGGAGCTTCAGCGGGGCGGACAGGTTTACTACCTGCACAACCGGATTGAGGACATTCAGCAGGTGGCATGGCGGGTTTCCCAGCGTTTTCCCGACGCGCCGCTGGCCGTGGCCCACGGGCAGATGAACCAGCGGGAGCTGGAAGACGTCATGGAGCGGTTCTACCGCGGCGCCGTGCAGATTCTCATCTGCACGACCATCGTGGAAAGCGGCTTGGACGTGGCCCGGGCGAACACCCTGGTCGTCGATGACGTCCGTTGGCTTGGACTGGCCCAAATGCACCAAATACGCGGCCGTATCGGCCGGCGTCAGGAAGACGGGTACGCCTATTTCCTGTACCCGGGCGACGACGCGTCCCTTCCCGGCCAAACCTGGGAGCGGCTTGAAGCGCTCGGCGCGATGGAGAGCTCCGGCGGCGGCTATCGGC
This is a stretch of genomic DNA from Jonquetella anthropi DSM 22815. It encodes these proteins:
- a CDS encoding DEAD/DEAH box helicase, which encodes MTSRLCELAEDAWRLGRAVQLPLDGFGPAWALSGLTGGLVLVPHAADARRLKGDLAVLGQPAAFLPEPPLDAQNLRGDGVWLERGSVWNRWLEDEGILIVTPGGLCTPMRSPDGAMTITLGQEVGRDHLVRWLIGQGYRRQSMVWERGDMAVRGAVVDFYDPSAQWPVRVEFFDDDVEAMRLFAPKSQRSFETVSQAVVNSARSQVGSARLPAIPDGRRCVLLSPKDLENRASSFVSLWNQLGLGGELTDETWNDVVLALGRKPHVRLVKEPPADVVLKLSEPPFFRGDWAQARSWCSVMESSGFSIHVASSSVTRPESLCGSAQLVGSVSPSSGIVDSALHDVWLSDCELFGVSDSSRERADGELPDELQNKLSPGQWLIHERYGVCQFLETGREKFGTQSYETLVLGFADGKRLIIPFSDLYKLTIWDGDGEPQADKLGSKRWSGAREKAEAQIEQEAQELLTLYATRAITPGRAFAPNGEMRSLFDQSFPYRETRDQLKAIREIDSDMERPFPMDRLLVGDVGYGKTEVALRAAVKAVENGLQAAFVAPTTVLAQQHYRTCLARIGDLPIRTALLSRMVTPAGQKKIRTGLAEGTIDLVVGTHSLFRTALEFKNLGLLILDEEHRFGVAHKESLKATHPGVDVLSLSATPIPRSLSMAWRGIKDISLLTTPPASRGRIYTVTGPWSESLVSDALARELQRGGQVYYLHNRIEDIQQVAWRVSQRFPDAPLAVAHGQMNQRELEDVMERFYRGAVQILICTTIVESGLDVARANTLVVDDVRWLGLAQMHQIRGRIGRRQEDGYAYFLYPGDDASLPGQTWERLEALGAMESSGGGYRLAQRDLEIRGAGEILGTSQHGFKQRIGYSLYYRKLRERIAQLRGESQPPVEVAVLFPLDVPETYMPSVELRIGLYRRLAEGLSAEDRNRLTSDLTDRYGPLPPQVQGLLALALVRREGRRAGLESLKAMDSHCWAKTVSGVSSVPRRWVAKGGAMAGPGGPAGLADLADWVERRTTELESEQR